Genomic window (Streptomyces sp. RerS4):
AGTGCGTTTTGTGTCACACCTCGCTCCGCGCAGGGTTGGTTGCTGGTTGTACAACTCGTGGACGAGAGGTACGTGAAAGCCGTAACGTGCGGATTTGCGCCACACGTACAGGACGTTGAACGGGTTGGGGACTTTGCTGGGGGACGACGCGGAGCTGACCGCCGCGGTGCTCGCGGCACAGGACGGCGACGAGAGCGCGTTCCGGACTGTGTACCGCGCCGTGCACCCGCGCCTGCTCGGATACGTGCGCACGCTCGTCGGTGACGGCGACGCCGAGGACGTGACCTCCGAGGCCTGGCTGCAGATCGCCCGCGACCTGGACTCCTTCACCGGCGACGCCGACCGCTTCCGCGGCTGGGCCGCCCGCATCGCCCGCAACCGGGCCCTCGACCACATCCGCATGCGCGGCCGGCGCCCCGCCATCGGCGGCGACGAGACCGAGCTGACGGGCCGGGCCGCCGACTGCGACACGGCCGGCGAGGCCATGGAGGCCCTCTCCACCGGCGACACCATGGCGCTGATCGCCCAGCTCCCCCAGGACCAGGCCGAGGCAGTCGTCCTGCGGGTGGTCGTCGGCCTCGACGCCAAGAGCGCGGCCGAGACCCTCGGCAAACGCCCCGGCGCGGTCCGCACCGCCGCGCACCGGGGCCTGAAGAAACTCGCCGAACTGCTCGCCGCCGAAGCCGGCGGAACGGGCCGGCGCGAAACCGGACGCGAAAACGAAGCGGAATCCCGGGCCGGGGTCGGCCATAATGCCGGGGGCCGGACGCGCCAGGGCCAGACACACCAGGGCCAGACGCGCGAGGGCGACCTCGACGCCGTACCGGCGCAGCGCGCGCGGGCCGCGGAGCTGGTGAAACAAACCGGTGTGACGCATTCACGTTGGCGGACGCAGAAGGACATGTGATGGCCGACGAGCACAACGGGTGGCTGGACGCCGCCGCGGCGGACCGCCTGCTGCGCGGAGAACCGGCCGGCCCGGTCGGACCCGACGCCGATCCCCGGGCGCGGGCCGCGGCCGCGCGGCTGCGCGCCGCCCTGGACACCCTGACCCCGCCCCGGTCCGCCGGGGCCGCCGAACTGCCCGGCGAGGCCGCGGCCCTGGCCGCCTTCCGGGCCGCCCGGGGCACCGCGCCGACGCCGCTGCCCGCGTCGCTGCCGGTGGCGGCCAGGCCGTTCCGGAGGCGACCGGTGACGTCCACGAGCCGCTGATCGACCTCGCGCCGCTGCCACCCGTACGCATCCCCGCGCAGCGCGCGGTCGCGCGGCCGTCCGCTTCGGGCTGGCCGCCGCCCTGGCC
Coding sequences:
- a CDS encoding RNA polymerase sigma factor; this encodes MLGDDAELTAAVLAAQDGDESAFRTVYRAVHPRLLGYVRTLVGDGDAEDVTSEAWLQIARDLDSFTGDADRFRGWAARIARNRALDHIRMRGRRPAIGGDETELTGRAADCDTAGEAMEALSTGDTMALIAQLPQDQAEAVVLRVVVGLDAKSAAETLGKRPGAVRTAAHRGLKKLAELLAAEAGGTGRRETGRENEAESRAGVGHNAGGRTRQGQTHQGQTREGDLDAVPAQRARAAELVKQTGVTHSRWRTQKDM